A window of Candidatus Omnitrophota bacterium contains these coding sequences:
- a CDS encoding Mrp/NBP35 family ATP-binding protein yields the protein MTLKHSSPSPALEKIERVLARIVDAQSGKDVLSLGWVKDLHIHEGCVHFKLKGGVPYRREMDLLRQHCAEALGKIPGVTEVNIEFTAADTQAEATPVLPGVKTVIAVASGKGGVGKSTVAANLALALQEQKRRIGLLDCDIYGPSIPTMFGIHEQPEMTQKDMIVPPQRYGIQLMSIGFLATEKTPLIWRGPMVHNLLQQFLHLIRWDNVDYLILDLPPGTGDAQLTLTQSATLAGAIIVTTPQKVSLIDARKGLKMFDQVHVPVLGIVENMSYFECPECSHRTEVFRSGGGETEANELGVPFLGRIPLDPEVVIGGDEGEPIFRSRPNSKAGQAFANLAVRVIEALEKGEIR from the coding sequence ATGACCTTAAAACACTCCTCTCCATCCCCGGCCCTTGAAAAAATTGAGCGCGTTCTGGCCCGTATTGTCGATGCCCAAAGCGGCAAAGATGTGCTTAGTCTTGGGTGGGTCAAAGACCTTCACATCCACGAGGGGTGTGTGCATTTTAAGCTTAAAGGCGGCGTGCCCTATCGCCGGGAAATGGATCTCTTGCGCCAGCATTGCGCTGAGGCCCTTGGAAAAATTCCAGGCGTCACTGAGGTGAACATTGAGTTCACCGCCGCAGACACCCAAGCCGAGGCCACGCCGGTTTTGCCGGGGGTCAAGACCGTTATTGCCGTGGCCAGCGGTAAAGGCGGCGTGGGCAAATCCACGGTTGCAGCCAATCTGGCCTTGGCGCTACAAGAGCAGAAGAGACGGATAGGGCTCTTGGACTGTGATATCTATGGGCCCAGTATCCCCACCATGTTCGGAATTCATGAGCAGCCGGAGATGACCCAAAAGGATATGATCGTGCCTCCGCAGCGCTACGGGATTCAATTGATGTCCATTGGTTTCTTGGCTACCGAGAAGACTCCTCTGATCTGGCGCGGTCCTATGGTGCACAACCTCCTGCAGCAGTTCCTGCATTTGATCCGTTGGGACAACGTGGACTATTTGATCCTGGATTTGCCTCCGGGTACCGGGGATGCGCAGCTTACGTTGACCCAATCGGCCACATTGGCGGGTGCGATCATCGTGACCACTCCTCAGAAGGTGAGTTTAATCGACGCGCGCAAGGGCCTCAAAATGTTTGACCAGGTCCATGTCCCGGTCCTGGGCATAGTGGAGAACATGAGCTATTTCGAGTGCCCGGAGTGCAGTCATCGTACGGAGGTTTTTCGCTCAGGCGGGGGTGAGACGGAAGCGAATGAACTGGGCGTGCCCTTCTTGGGACGTATTCCGCTGGATCCTGAGGTGGTCATCGGCGGGGATGAGGGGGAGCCCATCTTCAGATCCAGGCCCAACTCCAAGGCCGGACAGGCTTTTGCGAATCTGGCTGTCAGAGTGATTGAAGCCCTGGAGAAGGGGGAGATCCGGTGA
- a CDS encoding P-loop NTPase → MSGMLPGVKKAIAVAAGKGGVGGSTVSANLSLALAQKGHRVGLLDGNIYAPGVPRLFGLGKGADVSQGERIIPPVKFGIQVMSMGLLAPGSGTIIWRGPMADSLLQKLLEGVYWDNVDYLIIDLPSGTGQTQATLTQSAVLEGAIIVTTPQQASLVDSRRELQALSLARVPIIGLVENMSYYICPSCNEHVDLFGVGGGEREARALGIPFLGGVPVVAEQEMQATRGEPVVSAKPDSAVARAFLELSCELLNALERMPSGGYKAKADIDWQG, encoded by the coding sequence GTGAGCGGAATGCTTCCCGGCGTTAAGAAAGCAATTGCCGTAGCTGCGGGCAAAGGGGGAGTGGGCGGTTCCACGGTTTCCGCCAACTTGTCTCTGGCTTTGGCCCAAAAAGGCCACCGCGTAGGTCTCTTGGACGGCAATATCTATGCGCCCGGTGTACCGCGTCTCTTTGGACTGGGAAAGGGCGCCGATGTCTCTCAAGGGGAAAGGATTATTCCTCCGGTCAAGTTCGGAATCCAGGTGATGTCTATGGGGCTCCTAGCACCGGGGAGCGGGACCATTATTTGGCGCGGTCCTATGGCCGACAGCCTTTTGCAGAAGCTATTGGAGGGTGTTTACTGGGACAATGTGGACTATTTGATTATTGACTTGCCTTCGGGCACCGGCCAGACCCAGGCCACGCTCACTCAGAGCGCAGTGCTCGAAGGGGCGATCATTGTCACGACTCCGCAACAGGCTAGTCTGGTGGACTCTCGCCGCGAGCTCCAGGCCCTCAGCTTGGCGCGTGTGCCCATTATTGGTCTTGTGGAAAACATGAGCTATTACATTTGTCCCTCCTGCAACGAACATGTGGATCTTTTCGGGGTGGGAGGAGGGGAAAGAGAGGCGCGGGCTCTGGGCATTCCGTTCTTGGGAGGGGTGCCGGTGGTGGCAGAGCAGGAAATGCAGGCCACTCGAGGCGAACCCGTAGTTTCTGCCAAACCGGATTCTGCTGTGGCCCGGGCTTTTCTGGAGCTTTCTTGCGAGTTGTTGAATGCTCTGGAAAGAATGCCTTCAGGGGGTTACAAGGCCAAGGCGGATATTGACTGGCAGGGTTAG
- a CDS encoding proline dehydrogenase family protein, with protein sequence MKRKPHSADIEKRTKEIGQELIEAARKHQRHAGVLARVTDQVLAWCFSNPEIKPSVLRFVDVLPSLNSSKEVLEHLKEYFPSREKHLPSALKAGLAVSRPSLLTGAAASALTRKGVEQMAARFIAEESEDEVLPSLRSLEKEGCGFSLDLLGEAVLSTEESDAYVERYMHLAENLPHVLPKYSEAARFRLPAPRLHFSLKPSALSPWFNPLQQSLGLEDAFRRIAPFAEAARNVGAFVNLDMEQYRARDLTLELAKKLMGSGLLGGYPHLGVVIQAYLKDARPSLEGLLDWAAPRGQELTVRLVRGAYWDAETAESLRRGWESPVLRTKAETDLQFETLLELLLLKHPTVRTALASHNVRSVARALAIADLAEVPRERLEFQLLYGMAEPLREALVERGCAVRVYVPCGPLIPGMAYLVRRLLENSSNEALLRQDYDSESILKELVAPEPDAGLFPVSFGQVRKGDFANEPQADFSRPEMRRHMREALKKVRKEMGGLYPVNVGGEWIFSEQADPSVNPADPPEIIGRVSRADASAVEGAVEAAIGAGAEWRSWPVERRANLLRAVAGLLRRRRWELAALEVLEVGKTWAEADADVTEALDFLEYYAQEAAQLFEGKALYSPPGELNTCRYQPLGVCAVIAPWNFPLAILTGMSSAALVTGNTVILKPAEQSPVIAHVLFSLFKEAGLPKGVLNLLPGPGAVVGEALVAHPEINAVLFTGSAGVGTGILEKTGRAAARGGPLKRVIAEMGGKNALIVDSDADWDEALPAILRSAFGFQGQKCSALSRLIVLDTIYDEFLGRLCEAVSSLVIGPPEEPQTDLGPVIDQEAFQKIQRYIAMASTAGKIVYQMEDSELPERGYFIGPVIVSEVDPLSPLAREEIFGPVLCLLRARDFEEAIELANDCEFALSAGVFSRSPRNIEQATRRLEAGNIYINQKITGALVARQPFGGYKRSGLGSKAGGPDYLQQLVLPKTVTENTTRHGVPL encoded by the coding sequence GTGAAACGTAAACCGCATTCCGCTGATATCGAGAAGCGCACCAAAGAGATCGGCCAGGAGCTGATCGAGGCCGCCCGAAAGCATCAGAGGCATGCCGGTGTGCTTGCGCGCGTTACGGATCAAGTCCTGGCCTGGTGTTTTTCCAATCCAGAGATCAAGCCCTCAGTCTTGCGTTTTGTGGATGTGCTTCCTTCCCTGAATTCTTCCAAAGAAGTTCTCGAGCATCTTAAGGAATACTTCCCCAGTCGCGAGAAGCATTTGCCCTCTGCTCTCAAGGCCGGCCTGGCCGTTTCGCGGCCTTCTTTGCTGACCGGGGCTGCAGCATCGGCTCTGACGCGCAAGGGGGTGGAGCAGATGGCTGCCCGCTTCATTGCAGAGGAGAGCGAGGACGAGGTCCTCCCAAGCCTGCGTTCCCTGGAAAAGGAGGGCTGCGGGTTTAGTCTGGATTTGTTGGGCGAGGCTGTGCTCAGCACAGAAGAATCCGATGCCTATGTGGAGCGCTACATGCATTTGGCGGAGAATTTGCCCCATGTCCTGCCCAAGTACTCCGAAGCCGCTCGCTTTAGACTGCCCGCACCGCGCCTGCATTTTTCGCTTAAGCCCAGTGCGCTCAGCCCCTGGTTTAATCCCTTGCAGCAGAGTCTTGGACTGGAGGACGCTTTCCGGCGTATCGCTCCCTTTGCCGAAGCGGCCCGCAATGTGGGCGCATTTGTGAATCTGGATATGGAACAGTACCGCGCCCGCGATCTCACCTTGGAGTTAGCCAAGAAGCTTATGGGTTCCGGACTTTTAGGGGGATACCCACACCTCGGGGTGGTGATTCAGGCCTATCTCAAGGATGCGCGCCCGAGCTTAGAGGGCTTGCTCGATTGGGCCGCTCCCCGCGGCCAGGAGCTTACGGTGCGTTTGGTGCGTGGTGCGTATTGGGATGCGGAAACTGCGGAGTCTTTGAGGCGCGGATGGGAGTCTCCTGTACTGCGGACTAAAGCAGAGACGGATCTGCAGTTTGAGACCTTGCTGGAGTTGCTGCTCCTCAAGCATCCGACGGTGCGCACAGCCTTGGCCTCCCACAATGTGCGCAGCGTGGCGCGAGCCTTGGCCATCGCCGATCTGGCTGAAGTGCCCCGGGAGCGTTTGGAGTTTCAGCTTCTCTATGGGATGGCGGAGCCCTTGCGCGAGGCTCTAGTGGAGCGTGGTTGCGCAGTGCGCGTGTACGTTCCTTGCGGGCCGCTCATTCCGGGCATGGCCTATTTGGTGCGGAGGCTTCTGGAGAACAGCTCGAACGAAGCCTTGCTTCGCCAGGATTACGATTCGGAGTCGATTCTCAAGGAACTTGTGGCACCGGAACCCGATGCCGGCCTTTTCCCTGTTTCTTTTGGACAAGTGCGCAAAGGGGATTTTGCCAACGAGCCTCAGGCCGATTTTTCGCGGCCCGAAATGCGCCGCCATATGCGTGAGGCCCTTAAGAAGGTGCGCAAGGAAATGGGCGGCTTGTATCCGGTGAATGTGGGAGGGGAATGGATTTTTAGCGAGCAGGCGGATCCTTCTGTGAATCCCGCGGATCCTCCGGAGATCATCGGCCGCGTGAGCCGTGCGGATGCTTCGGCGGTGGAAGGGGCTGTGGAGGCCGCGATTGGGGCGGGTGCTGAGTGGAGGTCCTGGCCTGTGGAACGCCGCGCTAATCTTCTGCGGGCTGTGGCCGGCTTGTTGCGCCGCCGCCGCTGGGAATTGGCAGCGCTGGAAGTTTTGGAGGTGGGCAAGACCTGGGCTGAGGCGGACGCGGATGTGACCGAGGCTCTCGACTTCCTGGAATATTATGCGCAGGAGGCGGCACAGCTTTTTGAAGGCAAAGCGTTGTACTCTCCGCCAGGAGAGCTCAATACCTGCCGCTATCAGCCGCTCGGAGTCTGTGCGGTGATTGCGCCGTGGAATTTTCCCTTGGCCATTCTCACGGGGATGAGCAGTGCCGCTCTGGTAACCGGTAACACGGTCATCCTCAAACCTGCGGAGCAATCGCCGGTTATTGCGCATGTCCTCTTTTCCCTATTCAAAGAAGCCGGGCTGCCCAAGGGTGTTCTCAACCTCTTGCCCGGACCCGGAGCTGTGGTGGGCGAGGCCTTGGTTGCTCACCCGGAAATCAATGCGGTCCTCTTTACCGGCTCGGCCGGAGTGGGGACGGGGATCCTTGAAAAGACCGGACGTGCGGCAGCTCGCGGCGGTCCCTTGAAGCGAGTGATTGCCGAGATGGGCGGGAAGAATGCCCTGATTGTGGACAGTGATGCGGACTGGGACGAGGCTCTGCCCGCCATTCTTCGATCAGCATTTGGATTCCAGGGCCAAAAGTGTTCGGCCCTCTCCCGGCTCATTGTTTTGGATACGATCTACGATGAATTCCTGGGCCGTCTGTGCGAAGCGGTTTCTTCTTTGGTGATCGGGCCTCCGGAAGAGCCCCAGACCGATCTCGGACCAGTCATCGATCAGGAGGCCTTTCAGAAGATTCAGCGGTACATCGCAATGGCCTCGACCGCGGGTAAGATCGTATATCAGATGGAGGACTCGGAATTGCCGGAGCGCGGGTACTTTATCGGGCCTGTGATTGTCAGCGAAGTGGATCCGCTTTCCCCCTTGGCGCGCGAGGAGATCTTTGGCCCGGTGCTCTGTCTGTTGCGGGCCAGGGATTTCGAAGAGGCCATCGAGTTGGCGAATGACTGCGAGTTTGCTCTAAGTGCCGGGGTCTTTTCCCGTTCGCCGCGCAACATTGAGCAAGCCACACGCCGGTTGGAAGCGGGCAATATCTACATTAATCAGAAAATTACCGGTGCGCTTGTGGCACGCCAACCCTTTGGCGGGTACAAGCGGTCGGGCCTAGGCTCCAAGGCCGGCGGGCCGGATTACCTGCAGCAGCTTGTTCTTCCCAAGACCGTGACTGAGAATACCACTCGCCACGGAGTTCCTTTGTAA
- a CDS encoding HU family DNA-binding protein: MATKAELIAQVAKSANISKTAATKAVDALTTTITKTLKKGQTITLTGFGTFSVKARKARQGRNPQTGETIKIKARKVPAFKAGKALKESVSK; this comes from the coding sequence GTGGCAACAAAGGCTGAGTTAATTGCCCAAGTCGCGAAGTCCGCAAACATCAGCAAGACGGCTGCGACCAAAGCTGTGGATGCTCTGACAACGACCATCACCAAGACCCTCAAGAAGGGCCAGACCATTACGCTTACCGGTTTCGGCACTTTTTCGGTCAAGGCCCGCAAAGCACGTCAGGGACGCAATCCTCAGACCGGGGAAACCATCAAGATTAAGGCGCGTAAGGTTCCTGCATTCAAAGCAGGCAAGGCTTTGAAGGAATCAGTATCCAAGTAG